The DNA sequence gtggtactattttagtacccgtataccgtgcaacactagtgTCAAGAAACTTAATCATTTCTATAATTTGGGGAAACTTACATTAAAGGATAATTAATTGGTGCACAGAAATTACAGCtctagtgtgcaggatttaggaggatatattggcagaaatgaaatctAATAATAAtcgcctgaaaataagagtcattgtgttttttttaccttaaaacAAGACGAGTTTATCttcatagggagcaggtcccatggatgtataaagagaagtgGATACAGCGTCGGCAAGGCCCTGCTCGTTTCTATCAAACTTGCTCACATGAAGAAAAACTGGTTCAACTGCTGCGTATAAAATTACCAGGATGATTCAGGGATTATCGGTGCTAGAGACTTGTGATGCTCAACAAAATGCATCCTGTGGTTTACAGACCTCTCCTTTGCCATGTAAAGCAAGGTTTACGCTTCTGTGCACCTACGACACAGAGGGCTCCCTCTGCGACCGACATAGAGACACGACATGTGACGCGACGTGCACTGCGACGTCGAGCCAACACAGACCGCAAGAGCTATGATTGGTCCCTCAAACTACGTCATTTCTGGCATTTCACAAGGTTTCACTTCCCGCTGCAGTACCACAACACCGCCTCGAGACATTCAACGGGCGTACAGACCATCGGCGCAGTCGCCTCTCTCTAATAAGTAATAGAGAAACTGTTGTTCAATGTCGATCATTTCGAGCTCCAGCAGCAGTCTTTCTCTCGTGGTTGAAGCCgaaagataaacaaacaatgaacgAGCAACGACCATAGACGTCACAGACTCTAGTTAGGTATATAAAAGAACACAGCGCCCCCAAGTGCTCTGGTGGGGAACTGCATAGCTACGTAGACCAACAGGACGCAGAACTATGATAGGCACACAGCAACTGCGGAGCAACTGCGTACACATTGTGTTGAGTGTACGCAGAAGCATAAAGAAACTTCAAGTCTTTTGGGGTCGCAGGGCATCATGTGACGGTGTATTTACACTGCTTAACCATATCAagaattggcttcaaagcctggcacactGCCTGGGAGCCTGGTGGGTCCGCCCTGATGGCGTCTGctatgttgcaccgccatgtttctacagaacagcccagaacaaacaaaccaaccactggctctagatagggccgtTCGTGTTTTCGAGTCAGCCACCGTAGAAAGCAGCCCCTCTGACAAGCCAAACAGCCTTGGAAAAACGCTGATTTTTGGCATtacactgctttatttagtgtttttacccgtttaaatcagctggtccatttgttttacagaggaagagacctctgtggataattcagctcacagtaaaaacctcctgaacaatgaacactgaagggatTCTGACCAGGAGGagattcagctggttgcaatctgcacttCTCACTGCTTgatgatgccactaaatcccccacactgctcctttaaagttgAATTTAGTGATAATTAAAGCAAAGGTATGTGTAATTCTTCTTTCAGGTGGTGGATTTCTTTAACTGGAGACTTTTTTCAGcattaacagcaaaactaactTTAGTCTTAGTtggaaaatattcaaatcaaacTGTCAAACGTAAACTCTTCTCCTGAGAGGACAAACTGCACCACGTTCAAATATTTTCTGGCTGTCTCTATTTCATATCACCTGACTGAATCATTTTCCCTGTTTGCTCTTCACTgattagttaaaaaaataatcaatcaaataatcaataatgaaaacacTCAGTCGTTGCAGCCAGGGTTGGAAtttagcaccagccaccagccaaatgctgatAAAATTATGCAAGTGACTGTTAAATTTGCTGtccaccagccacagtggcaggacaaaaaaaagttaatttccaaccaGCCTAAGCTCAGCTGATAAAGAGACTTGCCACATATCAGCTGCATAATGTGATTGctttacctgcaaaatgactatttgtatatcaattactcactctGTGTTCAGTTCAATTTGTGGAAAAACTTGCCTCCAGCAAAGAATCTAAATGCGGTGAACATACTGATTTAGTGATTGATTGgggtctgcatttaacaacagcaaaatcaacacatcagtttacaaactctcacatgaCTCATTTCCcatgttcaacacacagacatttcagctgaattgaaagtgaaacttacgTACGCTCACTTCAGAGTCAGACTCCAATACTAAGATTTTGTTTGAAACTGTGCGTGCAACTGGATCagtgagacttggattaaactgcacgagtcttgtgagagtttgtaaacgaatgttttgaatttgttgttgttaaacttCGCCTCCAGTCAATGAATAAATCAACATGTTCACCTTTtctggattcttcattcactgcaGAGGAATGTGGGAAAACAAATTCACAATTTTAAGGTAAAAATTGGTCATTatggtgaaatattcctttaatctGCTCCCAGAACTAAACTCAGTGTTTTGTATGAGCTTCATGAGGAGGTGACCTACATGTCACCAGTTTGATTCTTACCCATCAGGGTTGctaggagacagagggaggacatTTCAAGGTCGATGCTGTCCTGGAGTTCACGGCTGCTCCTGCCGGACGTCACGGCGTCCTCGCTCTTCGCCGAGTGCAGGGCGGAGTGCGAGCTGGAGGCTCTGGGTATGGAGGCCGCGGGGCTCTTGTCCTCGGGGCCCCTCAGTATCTCCACCGTCACCCTGTCGCCGTGCTGCAGGGCCACTGGCTCATTCTCCTCGCCATCCTTCGGGGGGAGCAGCTCTTTGGGCGGGAAGCCGTAGCGGATACACTGCTGCGCCGGCGGCACGCCAAACTGGTTGGTGATgctcctctgcagctctgagaaGGTGGTGTGGGCCTGCAGGGTCAGCATGGCCTGCCTGCCATCACTGGTGGTCACACGGATCTTCTTCTCCTTATTGgacgaggagggggaggaggattTGGTGGGCGTGGCTGgagctgaagaggaggaggaggagatttCTGGAGACCCACGGGGGGAAGACGTCCGGCCGTGGCCCTTCTGCTCCTGCTTTAGCTTGTCAGTCCGTCGCTTCTGCGTGACGAGGGCCTGCTCGCTGATGCTCTGCTGGATGCTGCGCTCCGCTCGGCTCATCGTCAGCTCCTCTTTGTGGAGCGTCTTTGCTTTCTGACCAGTCAAGATGATCTTAGTGGGCGGCTGGGGATCCACCGCCGGTTGAGTCTCTGCAGTGTCGGTAAGACGCTGGACATGAGCCCCGTCGATGGACACTGGGTTGTATTCGTCTGGGTTCTTCTTGGCGGTGTGATGCAGGATGGTGTTGACTACTTTCTGCACCAGGATCTCGCTGCCAAACTCCCCCGGGAAGTGCTTGGTGACCAGCTTCATGGCCACATCATACACATTGCTGTTCAAAGCAGGGTCAGTCTCATACTGGAACCAGTACACCGTCTCTCTCACCACCCGACCCCCCCACTCCAACGTGATGGGGAAGGCCTCAGGGAGGTTGTCGTACTCCTTCCCCTCCCAGAAATGTTTGAAGCCGCACCCACACTTCCCACCCTGGGACCGGGTGTTGGTTCGGTCTCCATCCAGGTAAACCACCGAGCCGTTGCCCCGGATGTGGCGGACCGATGTGCCGTGACACCAGTTGCAGGTGTTGAGGGAGCTCAGTTTATAATCTGGGACGAGGACGTCTCTCTGGGGGTCATAGGAGCAGACCACGTTGTTGAGGGGGAAGCTGTAGTTCTTGTCCGGCCGCAGCTGGCCATGAGTGGACTTGGCCAAGTTGTAGAGTTTCCCACCAGGAACCAGCCACTCCGGCAGGACATGGAGCTCAGAGAGGGCGCCACAGATCAGGCAGCGGTGCAGCCGGTTCTCCATCACCGACTTCTTAGCTGCCTCGGTCACCTCTTCAGGCTGGATGCCAATAACCCCGGTGCGCCTGTAGACGTACTGGTGCACATCAGCCACCAGCGATGGGTGGATGTTGTGCTTCTCCATGAACACCTCCTCCATGGCGTTTACCAGCCGCATCAGATATTTATCCTGCAGGCTGCGGTCACCGCCGATCACACAGCTCCCGTCTGGCTCCAGCTTGATGTACTTCTTGATGAGCTCCTGAGGGACGCCCCAAGCCTTCGGCAGCAGGCGCGCAGGTAGTTTGGGCAGCACAGTGTTCTTGATTCCCACCAGAGGGATGTAGTGGTTCCTGCCCGAGCTGCTCCAGGCGATACAGATGGGTTTGTTGAGCTTCCCGTCTTTCCCCCTGCACTGCTCCTCGGCCACCAGCCCGGGCAGGAAGGTGGCCGAATAATCCCCAGAGCTCCTCATTCCACTCAGGGAGTCCAGCAGGATTATGGGTCGGTGGAGGACGTTGGCTAGGCCAAATATATGGATGTTGCGTAGGCCAAGAGGCACGCCTTCAGGCGGGATGAACAGGGGGTCACACTCATTGATGATGTCCTCCCACTCGGCAGCATCAATAAAATCCTGAAAGAGGGCCTTATAGCAGTCCAGGTTCTGCTTGAAGTTCTGTTTCAGGTTTTCTCTCAGGGCGTGCCAGAACAGTTCTCTGCCCACCAGCGCTCTGGACACAGCATGGACCAGGCAGTGCCCGTCTCCATCTACATGGACCGGGATCAGACATTCCCTGTTGGTGTTGGCTTTCTTGACCTCCTCCAGAGTGTCATGGAGGTATATGAGGCTCCCGGACCTGTCCTTGCCGTAGCCCATGGTGGACACATGGTCCGGCTCAATCAGGAAAGCTCTGTCTCCCAGGAGCGAGCAGTCAAACATCTCACCTTGGTTCATTTCGCTCAGCAGCTTGGCTTTGCCGGTTTGTTTATCCATGCCGTACCTGGTGAGGACCGGGGACAGCAGCTTGCAGTGGTAATTAGACAGCCCCATTACTTTCACCAGCTCCGTGCCTTTCTTCGGGGCCCCGGTGACGCCGAGCAGGGCGTTTCTGAGCAGATTGTGGAGCACAACATCTGGGTCAGTCACTTCTTCGACATTTAACAGGTTCTTCTGTTCGTGGCGTTGACCACACTCCGTGCACTCGATGCTAATGGAGCCGTAAGCGGGGAAGAATAGCCTCGCCTGACATTTCGGGTCTGGGCAGGTACCAGACAAAATACGCTTGTCTTTTTTCttggagctctgcagcagcgACATGTCGGGCGAGAAAAGCTGAAACTGTGTGTCAGCTTCACAAAATCATGATAGTCACACTCCGGCGAGGCTGTCAGACGAGCTCCGGCTCTGCTAACGACAGTTATTTGCCCAAATATCACAAGAACAACACGGAAGCggctgtttttttcctttagcaACTGACCGTTGCTAAACGTATTACGTCATGACGTACGATTGTGGGACTTGTAGTTCTGCTGTCATTTCTGTTAAATATTTACACTAGAaatttttttaaagacttattttcACTGTCTCTTGCGTCAATTTAACTCAAAATAGATGGAATGCCTGTTTAAGTTATCACGCGTGTATTTTGAAATGATTAAAATTAGCAACGTCAACGTCCGTCTGACCACATTTACCAGAATGCAACACGCCGCAGCGACGTTTTGTTGTGTGAGGAAGTCAATACGGCAGAAATATGGCAGTCTGGGCAGAGAGGAGCTCGTTTCCCAAAATATCTTATAAATTTTCTCccttaaatgtattaaaagtcTTGTTGGCTGTACGTACTTCAACAGTTTTGTGGTTCGTCGTGGTTTGTATGATTCGGGGCATTAAACTAGCTGACTGAAGACAGCGATACTGACTCAACAGTAGTCTACAGGTTAGCTAACAAGCTATTAACGTCAATTATTTGTTATTAAAACGGTGAATAACAGCTGTGAATCAAACTGAACCCGCAGTGCAGGCTACTGACGGCTGCTTCATGGAGAGCTGTACACCGAGGAGAGATAACGCTCCTGCCTGGGCCTGAAACTTTAAAGAAAGGATGCTCTCGCCAAAGTCCATTCAAAAATATGTCAATTTAAAGGGTTGGTTCGGGTTTCTTGAAGTGAGGTTGTATGAGGGacttatccatagtcaatgTATCATCTATAGTGGATGGCAGTCAGAACGGCCCCAGTttggagacacagacaggagtaCCTCTCCAcgaaagctaagcaatgtactgctgtggaggggtcagccaTTAAACCTATTTTAGCCTCCTAAAAACATCCcacctaaaaaacaaaatcaatcagTTTGAGGTACTCTTTACTTTACCTTTCCTTCAGACAGCCTGCTCTAACAGGGAAGCTGTTAACAGCCTATGTTTcacatgtattattattattattattattattattattattattattattattattataactatTGATGCACCAATTTTGGAAATCTGGGCTGATACTGACaccaatatttaaaataacagtTTCACCCGTACCCAccgatgtttttatattgttgtgtcttttgtttttcattgttataTATTATtcttttaaagttttacagtttttcagtccttcattacacgACCTTTGAGTGAGCACACGTTCAgttatacacatttatgaaacaacttttgacataaccttctttcacatgaaaaatatCTTTTGTATATGATACATTATAATTCCCTCTCCCGTAACTGTTTTattgtgctgtgaaaacatgaacaaagttctccttcaaacagctgatttggATTTTGAATCTTGCCCCACCCACCTGTATGATGTCACACCCAAGATCACCtgtcatcaaattaaaaaaacaacaaatgtgttTATACTGTCCCATTTGACCTTATTTCCCAATCAGCCTTACTTCAGGAGAATAACAGTTTATGAGAacgttataatttaccttcgcCCAACACTGGTTTTTACTGAACAGAGAGCCCAGTCTGACTCCAGAGTCGTGGAAATCCGATGCTTGGGCAGTGAgttgtggcgtcagaaaccaacaaagaaaggcatcctttaa is a window from the Epinephelus fuscoguttatus linkage group LG15, E.fuscoguttatus.final_Chr_v1 genome containing:
- the vcpip1 gene encoding deubiquitinating protein VCPIP1 produces the protein MSLLQSSKKKDKRILSGTCPDPKCQARLFFPAYGSISIECTECGQRHEQKNLLNVEEVTDPDVVLHNLLRNALLGVTGAPKKGTELVKVMGLSNYHCKLLSPVLTRYGMDKQTGKAKLLSEMNQGEMFDCSLLGDRAFLIEPDHVSTMGYGKDRSGSLIYLHDTLEEVKKANTNRECLIPVHVDGDGHCLVHAVSRALVGRELFWHALRENLKQNFKQNLDCYKALFQDFIDAAEWEDIINECDPLFIPPEGVPLGLRNIHIFGLANVLHRPIILLDSLSGMRSSGDYSATFLPGLVAEEQCRGKDGKLNKPICIAWSSSGRNHYIPLVGIKNTVLPKLPARLLPKAWGVPQELIKKYIKLEPDGSCVIGGDRSLQDKYLMRLVNAMEEVFMEKHNIHPSLVADVHQYVYRRTGVIGIQPEEVTEAAKKSVMENRLHRCLICGALSELHVLPEWLVPGGKLYNLAKSTHGQLRPDKNYSFPLNNVVCSYDPQRDVLVPDYKLSSLNTCNWCHGTSVRHIRGNGSVVYLDGDRTNTRSQGGKCGCGFKHFWEGKEYDNLPEAFPITLEWGGRVVRETVYWFQYETDPALNSNVYDVAMKLVTKHFPGEFGSEILVQKVVNTILHHTAKKNPDEYNPVSIDGAHVQRLTDTAETQPAVDPQPPTKIILTGQKAKTLHKEELTMSRAERSIQQSISEQALVTQKRRTDKLKQEQKGHGRTSSPRGSPEISSSSSSAPATPTKSSSPSSSNKEKKIRVTTSDGRQAMLTLQAHTTFSELQRSITNQFGVPPAQQCIRYGFPPKELLPPKDGEENEPVALQHGDRVTVEILRGPEDKSPAASIPRASSSHSALHSAKSEDAVTSGRSSRELQDSIDLEMSSLCLLATLMGEDVWSYAKKLPHLFQQGGVFYNIVKKDMGLMDGKHCTLPHLTGKTFVYNAAEERLELCVDAAGHFPVGPDVEELVKEALVQLRSEAATRGSREGSPSHGVLRLGSGGVVRKKEQLQSVTAFQGKGHSLGSAGASSPPEHRPITRQHSSGVDLSASVSRGPPDLSDIPEDTTRELVRMAPGFVTMKDGRGLDPSLMEQQRKKLQEMVSSIQASMERHLREQQSAGAGDEARQERTGGTRTGTGQPASTVDHETPAAAGATMASKPDGKAEEPEEMESQDAGQSNATEPMDHS